A region from the Rosa rugosa chromosome 6, drRosRugo1.1, whole genome shotgun sequence genome encodes:
- the LOC133716440 gene encoding aspartic proteinase CDR1-like, whose product MAALATTAFALFLLCVSDFISVSAKGGFTVDLIHRDSPRSPFYNPSETPSQRLKNAFHRSFGRLSHLKPTAYSSVAQPNQAESTLISNRGEYLMELSIGTPPFSIKAIADTGSDLIWTQCEPCVNCYTQTDPIFDPSKSSTYKTIHCSSNQCTELKGRCPAKGSGSGSACQYEVDYGIQYTIGNLAVDTLTLASTTGRNVSFPKTIIGCGHNNTGTFDKKESGIVGLGGGDESLITQLGTSIDGKFSYCLVPFAWEGNQTSKLNFGDNAVVSGSGVVSTPIVEYPTQKTFFFLTLKAISVGNVKVPYTSSSSASSKGNIIIDSGTTLTLLEPSFYSKLEKVVDKVVGGERVNDSQIGIPLCYKVSQSKYLKLPNITVHFSGGNVKLKPNNTFIRVSDEALCFAFAPAVLVPSLYGNVAQADFLVGYDVKKKTVSFKPTDCTKV is encoded by the coding sequence ATGGCAGCCCTAGCAACAACAGCATTtgcactctttcttctctgtgTCTCTGATTTCATTTCGGTCTCTGCTAAAGGAGGCTTCACCGTGGACCTGATTCACCGTGACTCACCTCGCTCTCCCTTCTACAACCCTTCAGAAACTCCATCCCAACGCTTGAAGAATGCCTTTCACCGTTCCTTCGGCCGACTCAGCCATTTAAAACCAACAGCTTACTCTTCGGTAGCTCAGCCTAACCAAGCTGAGTCCACTTTAATCAGCAACCGCGGCGAGTACCTCATGGAGTTGTCAATCGGAACACCTCCATTTTCGATCAAGGCCATCGCAGACACCGGCAGTGACCTCATTTGGACGCAGTGCGAGCCTTGTGTTAATTGCTACACGCAAACTGATCCTATTTTCGACCCCTCAAAATCATCTACTTACAAAACCATTCATTGCTCTTCAAACCAATGCACTGAACTAAAAGGCAGGTGCCCCGCCAAGGGGAGTGGTTCGGGTTCGGCTTGCCAATACGAAGTGGACTATGGTATTCAGTACACAATCGGAAACCTTGCCGTGGATACTCTAACCCTAGCTTCCACTACCGGGAGAAACGTTTCGTTCCCGAAAACCATAATCGGGTGTGGCCACAACAATACTGGAACCTTTGACAAAAAAGAGTCTGGCATAGTTGGGCTTGGAGGTGGCGACGAGTCACTCATTACCCAATTGGGTACTTCTATAGATGGAAAGTTTTCGTATTGCTTAGTTCCTTTTGCCTGGGAAGGTAACCAAACAAGCAAGTTGAACTTTGGTGACAATGCTGTGGTTTCCGGCTCTGGCGTTGTGTCCACTCCCATTGTCGAATACCCAACCCAaaaaaccttcttcttcttgacatTGAAGGCTATCAGCGTTGGCAACGTGAAAGTTCCCTACACATCATCATCTTCAGCATCTAGTAAGGGCAACATTATAATCGACTCCGGCACCACGCTAACCCTACTGGAGCCATCATTCTACTCGAAACTAGAAAAAGTAGTTGACAAGGTTGTCGGCGGGGAGCGCGTGAACGACTCTCAGATTGGAATACCCCTTTGCTATAAGGTGAGTCAATCCAAGTATTTGAAGTTGCCAAATATTACTGTGCATTTCAGCGGCGGGAATGTGAAGTTGAAGCCAAATAACACCTTTATTAGGGTGAGCGACGAGGCTTTGTGCTTTGCCTTTGCTCCGGCGGTTTTGGTTCCTTCGCTCTATGGGAACGTGGCCCAGGCAGATTTCTTAGTGGGATATGACGTTAAGAAGAAGACTGTGTCCTTCAAGCCAACTGATTGCACCAAGgtgtaa
- the LOC133713793 gene encoding sugar transporter ERD6-like 8, with protein METCHWIQEEGVEKEAKWLMFSCGRIRSYQEHCSSSSQEKQIPSKVKDGVSESQFNQVLNIELDQIIETNQAVRMSATFYITGWLAIYFSEGAWSLDIGRFLTGYRIGVFSYVVPIFIAEIAPKISMEGLQH; from the exons ATGG AGACGTGCCACTGGATACAAGAAGAAGGTGTGGAGAAAGAAGCTAAA TGGCTGATGTTTTCTTGTGGAAGGATAAGAAGCTATCAGGAG CATTGCAGCAGCTCATCTCAAGAGAAACAAATCCCCTCCAAAGTCAA GGATGGTGTCAGCGAGTCTCAATTCAACCAAGTCTTGAACATTGAATTGGATCAAATCATTGAG ACTAACCAGGCAGTGAGAATGTCAGCTACTTTCTATATTACAGGATGGCTAGCAATCTATTTCTCTGAG GGAGCATGGTCACTTGACATAGGAAGGTTTTTAACTGGATATCGAATTGGAGTTTTCTCTTATGTG GTCCCAATATTTATAGCAGAAATTGCGCCAAAAATCTCCATGGAGGGCTTACAACACTAA